The Candidatus Defluviibacterium haderslevense DNA window ACATTATCAATGATCAATGCGCAAGATCCAGCCAAGGATGTAAAAAAAGCAGACCGCTTATTAGGTTTATACCTACTCGATACAAAATCAAATAAAGAGAAATTAATTGAAGCAAGAAAATTAATAGATGCTGTTGCAGAAGATACATCAGTTTCTAATCTCTTTAAAACACATTATACTAAAGGAAATATTTATAACGAATTAGCTTCAATAGATAATATCAAGTTGGTGCTTAGTGCTAAAGCAAAACTTGAAAATCCTGATGCAGCTTTAACTGCTTTTGAATCATTGTCCAAAGCCAAATCATTGGCCGTTAAATCATATGAAATAAAAGACGTTCTTAATAGCTTAAGAGAAACATCACAATACCTTAACAATTTTGCGTCCGGAGCTTATAATAATCAGGAATTTTATTCAGCATTTAAACAATTTGCTGCCGTTTTAAAAATAAATACCTTGTTGAAAGAAGCAAATGAGAAACCAATTTTCGAATCTCAGGATGATATCAATAAGCAAAAATATATTATTGCTGTTTGTGCCCTTACCGATAAAAAATACGATGAAGCCAAATCATATCTAGTTGATTTGGAAAAGGCAAATTATACCGATTCTTCTGGAGCTGGTCCTGTAATTTATGAAAGTCTCTATAAGATATTTTCCACATCAGATACAGTACAAGCTGAATCTTATTTGCAAAAGGGTAGAACATTATATCCAGATGATTCCAATTTACTGTTTGCGGAAATCAATAGTTTCTTAAAGAAAGGTAAACTGAATGAACTTATCGATAAGCTCAAATTGGCTGTTGCTAAAGAGCCAAATAATATGTCCATTAAAACGACCCTGGGTAATGTTTATGATAACATGTGTCAAAAGGAGTGGGAAAAAGGCGATATGGTTAAAGCTCAGGAATATTTTAATGAAAGTTTAAAGTATTATCAGGAAGCTTTGGATAAGGAACCTTCGAATGTTGTAGCTCTTTATAGTATAGGAGCGCTTTATTATAATTATGCTGCCATTGTTTCCAAAGAAGCAAATAAATTATCTAATGATTATTCTAGCGCAGGCACCAAGAAATACAAGGAAAAACAAGCTGAAATGGAAGCTTATTTTGATAAAGCCTTGCCCTATTTTGAACAAGCAGATAAATTCGACAATAAGGATGTGAACACTTTAATTGCCCTCAAAGAGATTTATGCTAAAAAAGGCAAGTTCGATAAATCCAATGAAATTAAAGCAAGGTTAGAATCTTTAAAAAAGTAGACTTTCATTAAGGATATATAGGATTTTTTGCTCCAAACGGAACGGGAATACTACATTCTTTTGAATTATTTATGATTTTAGTGACTTGACACCATTATAACAACAAGTTTTACAAAAACTCGTTATTTCACCGTATCTTTGCACTTCAAAATGAATAATTTACTAAAGTTCCTCCTTGTTTTAGCTTTATTTAGCCAAAGTTGTAAGTCGTCTTATGACAAAATCAGGACAAGTGGTGATGCCCCATTGGTATTAAAAGCCGCTAATCAGTATTATGCCAAGAAAAACTATCTTAAGGCTCAAACCTTATATGAATTGATTATAAGCTCATTTAAAGGTCAAAAAGAATCTGAAGATATTTATTTTAACTTTGCTTATTGCCATTATTATCTTTCCGAATTTGAGCTGTCGTCTCATTTATTTAAGAATTTCTCCAATACTTTTGTCAATAGTCCGAAGAGGGAAGAGGCGCTTTTTATGTCGAATTATGCGATATACAAGACATCTCCAAATTATAAACTGGATCAGAGTGGTACGGAAAAAGCTATTGAAGGTTTCCAGAGCTTTGTTAATGAATTTCCCGAATCCTCTCGGGTTAAGGATTGTAATGAGAAGATTGACGAACTGCGCAGTAAGCTTGAGACAAAAGCATTTGAGCAAGGCAAATTGTATTATAATGTAAAAAGTTATCAAGCCTGTTTGACAACTTTAGATAACTTAATGGTCGATTTTCCAGAAACTAAAAATCACAGAGAAATTCGATTTTTAAAGGCAAAAGCTAATTATGAATGGGCAGTAAACAGTATTTTTGAAAAACAAAAAGAGCGATTTTTAAGTACAGTTGAACTTACCAATCAATTTTTAAAGAAATACCCCTCTGGAAAATTTGTACAAGACATTAAAGAAATAAGAAAACAAGCATTATCAAAATCTAATAATCCATTATATGACAGATATCAAAACGCAAGTTCAGGGAATTAATCCAAATGTCCAGGCAAGAGATGTAAAAGCTTTGGCCGAAATGACGCATAACATTTACGAAACGATCAATGTGATTGCTAAACGAGCTAATCAACTGTCTAATGACTTAAAAGTTGAACTTCACGACAAACTAGAAGAATTTGCCTCTCATTCTGATACAATTGAAGAGGTTCATGAGAATAAAGAGCAAATAGAAATTTCAAAATTCTATGAAAAGCTTCCAAATCCTGTTCTTATTGCCATAGATGAATTTCTTAATGGTCAAATTGAACATACTATTATTGATCCTGAACAAGAAGATGCCGAATAATTAGTAATTTCAAAAGTCGTGCCTCTGATTATGAATACACTGCAAGGGCGGAAAATATTATTAGGGGTAACTGGAAGTATTGCAGCTTATAAATCCTTATTGCTTTTACGATTATTAACTAAGGCAGGTGCTGAAGTTCAAGTTATTCTTACTAAAAATGCACATGATTTTGTTGGTGAGTTGAGTTTCTCAAC harbors:
- the bamD gene encoding outer membrane protein assembly factor BamD, translated to MNNLLKFLLVLALFSQSCKSSYDKIRTSGDAPLVLKAANQYYAKKNYLKAQTLYELIISSFKGQKESEDIYFNFAYCHYYLSEFELSSHLFKNFSNTFVNSPKREEALFMSNYAIYKTSPNYKLDQSGTEKAIEGFQSFVNEFPESSRVKDCNEKIDELRSKLETKAFEQGKLYYNVKSYQACLTTLDNLMVDFPETKNHREIRFLKAKANYEWAVNSIFEKQKERFLSTVELTNQFLKKYPSGKFVQDIKEIRKQALSKSNNPLYDRYQNASSGN
- a CDS encoding DNA-directed RNA polymerase subunit omega, which encodes MTDIKTQVQGINPNVQARDVKALAEMTHNIYETINVIAKRANQLSNDLKVELHDKLEEFASHSDTIEEVHENKEQIEISKFYEKLPNPVLIAIDEFLNGQIEHTIIDPEQEDAE